The genomic segment TGGAATGTTGGTTGCCATGCCCACAGCGATGCCCGAAGCACCGTTCACGAGCAGATTCGGCAGCCGTGCTGGCAGGACTGTTGGTTCGCGCGCGCTGTCGTCGTAGTTTGGGATGAAGTCGACCGTTTGCTTTTCAATATCGGCGAGCAATTCTTCAGCGATTGGTGCTAGCCGTGCCTCGGTATACCGCATGGCGGCGGCACTATCGCCATCGATTGAGCCGAAGTTGCCTTGTCCGTCAATGAGGGGATAGCGGAGCGTAAACGGCTGCACCATTCGTACGAGTGCGTCGTAGACGGCGCTATCGCCGTGAGGGTGATATGACTTCAGTACCTCACCAACGATGCCAGCGCTCTTGCGGTACTTCGCTGTTGGGCGCAGGCCCATTTCATGCATGCCATAGAGGATGCGCCGCTGCACTGGCTTGAGCCCATCACGGACGTCCGGGAGAGCACGCTGCACAATGACGCTCATGGCGTAATCAAGGTAGGAGCGGCGCATTTCTTCTTCGATGCTTACGTGCTCGACCCGACCGATTTCTGCACTCATTGCTCTATGCGAACCTTTGCTCTGATTCGATGCCTCTGCCTCAACCCGGGCAAGTATAGCATAACCTTGTCGACTTTGCCCGAAAAATCTAACGCTTGGCCCGAAGACCCTCGACCATTGGGCAAGACACGCTTCGACCGGGGTGATCAACTCCGATCGCGATCATCGTTCACCTGTTCGCTTTGCCGGAGATTCCGGGTGAAGCACGGGTGCCACTTCATGCTGCATGTCCGAGCTGACCAGTTCCGCTGGGATAGCCCCCCAGCTTTCAGGTTGTGAGACGAAGGCTCGTTCGGGGTGGGGCCACACGCGCTGGAGCATCGTCCATTGTCCTGGATCGGTGCGGATCATACTCTCCAGGACCCGGGCGATTTGGTGCATCGCGTTTGTCAAATCGATGTCTGGATTGCCAGTCCGCGTGAGGATGATCTCCGGCAAGATGTAGACCACTGACTTCCTTGTCCCGCGGCGTACGGTGAACGCTGGAACCAGAGCTGCGCCAGTGCGCAGCGCAAGCACCGCGGGTCCAACCGGCAATGGCGCGGGCGCGTCGAAAAACGGGACAAGTTTGGCATGTCCGGTAACGTCCCGGTCACCGGTCACCAACAGGATGCCGTTCTGCCGCAACAATCGAAGAATCGGCAAAACTGATGATGCGCCGGGGGGAAGGACGGTGATCCCCAAGGCGGAACGGAGGGTTGTGAGATAGCGGAAAAGTGCCGGAGGGTGCACTTGTTCGGCAATGATTGCGCCCTGATAGCCGAGCATGGCCGGGTACTGGGCAACGACGTTGAAGTTTCCAATATGTGCCGAAAGCACAATAATGCCTTTCCCACGGGCACAGGCGCGCTCGAGATGCTCTTGACCGTGTAATTCGATGAGGGTAGGAAGGCGTGTGCGATCAAGAAGGCGAAGGCGTTGCAGGTCATAGTAGTTCATTGTGGCGGAAATAAAAACGCGGGCGGCTTGGTACTCGCGCCAGAACCAGGAACGCTCTGGCGCGACGTGGCGTAGATTGTCAAGCACTGCGCGTCTCGTCCGGAATTTAACACAGAAGAGGACAACGCCGATTGCACGGCAGATCCAATACGCAAGTGGTGTTGGCACAATTGGCGTCAGGATTGCTCCAATGCGCATGCCGATGAGCAATCCCATATGCTGCCTTACCCTTCATCTCGGAATTCAGGCAATACCACTTCAGCTGGAGCTGGCCAAAGCGCTCGTTCGGGATACCACTGAGGCCAAAAGTTACGAAGCACCTCTTCGATGCTCTGGCCAAGCATTGTGAGTCGTTCAGTCGGTTGTTCCGGAAGTGGACAGAGGTGGAGCAACACGCTCTGCCATCCGGGGCGGAAAGCTGCTGTAGCGAACCATACCGGCACAGCATTGTCAAGCAATGCTTCAGGAAGGGCGAGACGCGTCGGAGCGCGAAAGAGAAGGAAGGGCCGGTCACGAGCTGGCCCAACCATCGGCAAGCGCTCGAGGACCCAGACCGTTGGCTTGCTCTGGTAGGTATGGAGCGCAATCAGGCGAGGGAGAAGCTGCCATGCTCCCAGGGTGAGCGTAAGGAGATGTATTGAATGGGGAGCTGTCGACTGGAGGAGCTGAAGCGCATGCTCATGGTGTGGCACGACATACGGGATTACGGCTTCATCCGAGCGGGAAGCCAGTTGCTGCGTTGCCCGCTGCACGCGTCTGTGTGTCGTCTGGAGCGTGCGCACCGCAGCGTGGATTTCGGGTGACGTTGATGGCTCATGCAGGACGTAGGAGAGATTGAGGGCAAGAGCCTGCTTGATGGGATCGAGAACGGAAAGCGTGCGCCGCTGACAGGTGCTGAAGCATGGCAAGAGTCTGCTCCAGCTCATCGCTGCCAGCGGCGCAATGCCTTAGCTTTCCGCGAGCAACCGCCGTGCTCGCTGTGCTGTCGTCTCGCGGATGAATGCCTCGACCATCTCACGTGCCTCTTCATCGCGGTACTGGACTGGTGGGGACTTCATGAAATAGGCACTTGGTCCGATCAGTGGCCCAGCAATACCAGCATCCAGCGCGAGCTTCGCACAGCGGATTGCGTCAATGACCACGCCGGCTGAGTTGGGAGAATCCCAAACCTCGAGTTTCAACTCAATGTTCAGCGGCACTTCGCCAAAGGTTGTCCCTTCGATTCGGATGTGGCACCACTTCCGGTCTTGGAGCCAGGGCACGTAGTCACTTGGGCCGACATGGATGTTTTCTTCTGACAATGGCTGATCGAGGATGCTCTGGACGGCTTGCGTCTTCGAAATCTTCTTTGACTCAAGCCGTTCGCGTTCAAGCATGTTGAGGAAGTCGGTATTGCCACCGAAGTTGAGCTGATAGGTCCGATCAATGCGCACGCCTCGATCGGCAAGCAAGCGCGCCAGGACGCGGTGCGTAATCGTCGCCCCGACTTGGCTCTTCACATCGTCGCCAATAATCGGGAGTCCGCGTTCGCGGAAGCGATTTTGCCAGTACTCTTCACGAGCGATAAAGACCGGAATGCAGTTCACAAACGCGCAGCCGGCATCGAGTACCTGCTCAACATACCACTTGGTCGCCATTTCACTGCCGACTGGCAAGAAGTTGACGACAACATCAGTCTTGGTTTCCTTGAGGATGCCGACAATATCTGCTGTTGGCCCAGGTGCCTTCTGAATTACCTGGGAGAGATATTTGCCGAGGCCGTCGTGTGTCATCCCGCGATAGACTGGAGCATTGAGCGGCGGAACGTCGGTGAATTTGTAGGTGTTATTCGGAGGAGCAAAGATTGCCTCGGACAGATCCTTGCCGACTTTGTTGACGTCGATATCGAAGCCAGCGGTAAACTCGATATCACCCACGTGATAGCCGCCGAGGTCAACATGCATAAGGCCCGGAACAAATTGGGTTGGGTCAGCATTGCGGTAAAAGTGCACCCCTTGGACAAGTGCTGATGCGCAGTTGCCAACGCCGATGATCGCGACGCGAATTTTCTTCTCGCTCACTGTTGCCCGTTGTCCTCTCAGTGTGGTTGCTGCCCCCATCATTCGCGCAACACGATGCGGATTGTACGGCGTCATTGCTGCAACGTCAATGTGCTGAACCTACTTTTGTATCCTTGCAAGGAGAGCAAACGCGTACCGCAAGACGAGTGCTGGTGACAATCCAGACAAGCACCATCGGGTATGACAGCCCTGTGGTCGACCAAGACGGTAGCCAACGTAGAAGCAGGGTGAGCATGGGAGTCCGAGTGTGAGTGCGACGCTTGTGCAGCCTGGCGGCAGCGGTTCTCCAGCGCGGAGAATGCGTGCGTGGAATGGTGCCCACGCGTGTACGTTAGAGGGCCCGAAGAGCGCGAGCACCGGTGTCCCAACCGCGTTCGCAAGATGGAGTACGCCGTTGTCCGCCCCGATCACCAGGTGAGCTTGTTGCAGCACTGCTGCAAGGACTGGGAGGGTAGTCTGCCCGATGAGGTCGCGCACGCCTGGTAGGTGGCGGAGTGGCTGCAACGATGGGCCATCAGCGGCCGTCCCAGTCAGGATTACTGTGCATCCGCCGTCGAGCAGCCCATGGATGAACGTGCGAACATGAGCAAGCGGCCAGGCGCGTCCGGGGCCATACGGGCCAACACGTGCATGGACGACAACCCTGGGACCATGTGATCCCCGAAGGAGGTTCCTCGCTTCAACCTTGGCGCTGTGTGGGAGCTGAAGTTGTGGGGCAGATGCCTGTGCAGTTGCGCCGAGAGTTTGTACGACCTCGAGGCCGTATTGCCATTCTGGTTTTGCGCCGAAACCAAGATCGGGAATCCGATGGGTGAGAAACGTTCCGGTGCCGTTGTCTAATCCTGCGCGGACTGGCGCGCCAGTTGCGGTCAGTAGCATGCGATGCTTCCAACGGCCAAACGGAGTTGTCAGATGATGCAGGAGGGCGACGGCATCATAGCGTTTCTGGCGCAGGCGTTGTGCGAGACGCAGCAGAGGCAGCCAGTTTTGCGGAGCGAGGAGTTCTCGGGCCTGATCGAATTGCGCTTTGTCGAAGCTGTAGACCGTATTGATGACCGGACTGAGGTGAAAGACTGCTGCGCCTTGCGGCGTGCTCATCACGTCGATGGTGGCCGTTGGATAGGCCGACCGCAGGGCCTGTAGTGCTGGTAAGGCAAGAACGGCATCCCCAATATCGGCGAGCTTCACAACCAGTATTCGCTGAAATCGCTCAAATGGCATCGGGCTACCCTTCCTGGGCGGCCGCTTCGAGCACCGCGAGTGTTGCCCTCGCTGCTGCTTCCCAAGTAAAGCGTTTGACGTGCTTCAAGCCAGCGGCGATCAGTGCTGGACGACGCTCGGGGCAGAGTGCATCCTGAATGCCTTGTGCGAGGGCTTGTGGATTGAGGGCGTCGACGAGGATTGCCGGGCCAGCGATCTCGGGCAGAGCTCCACGGTGTGAGGCGACGACCGGCGTGCCACATGCCATCGCTTCAAGGACGGGCAAGCCAAATCCCTCGTACTGTGAGGACATGACGAAGACGAGCGCGGCGCTATAGAGCCCGGGGAGGTCTTCTTCAGGAACATACCCCAGGAACCGAATGCGCTCACGATCCGGATGATGCGCAAGAGCTTCGAAGATCGGGTCAGCTAGCCAGCCGCGCTTGCCCGCGAGAACCAAGGTGAGATCTGAATGGGTGTCGGCAAGCAAGCGAAAGGCTTCGAGCAACCCGCGGATGTTTTTGCGCGGCTGAATTGTGCCGACGTAGAGCACGAACGGTCGGGATAGGCCGTATTTCGCGCGAACACGGTCTTGCTCGGCAGGTGATTGGGGCACGAAATGGGGATCGATGCCGTGTGGGATAACGGAGAGCTTCTCCGGTGGCACTCGGTAGATGGTCATGAGGTCACGTGCGGTTGTCTGGGAGATCGCGATGATCCTCGCCGCTCGCCATATGCTCCACCGTGTTCCTAGTTCAAGGTACAGGCGCTGTCGCCATGGGTGTGCTGCCGGCTCATAGTGAAAGCCGAGGTCGTGGATGGTCACGACACCCTTGCCCCGTAACGGGAGTGGCAGGACATGCGCTGGAACAAAGAGCACATCGAGTGGAAAGCGCCAGGACTCGATCGCTAAGCGAAGATGGGTCCAAAGACGGGGAAATGGAATAGGCCGAAGATGCGCATGGGGTGGGATGGGGAAGGGAAGCGTTTTCGCCTGATTCGTAAAGAGGGTGAAATGGTGTGGGGCAGGGAGAGCCAGTAACGCCTCAGTGATGCGTCGGGCATAGCGTTCCGTTCCGGTTTCGTATCCGACGCCGATACGGCTTGCATCAATGCCAATGTGCAAACTACGCGGGCTTGGCATGGTCAAGAACATCAAAGCAAACCTCAGCGACACGCGAAACCGAAAGTGCAGTGAGACACCCAGCTGTTCTGCGACCGGGGCTCAGGTTCTCACAATGTCGGCACTGCCACCCAGCATGAACCACACGGTGCACCTGTGAATCTCCCCAGGGACCAAACGATGCGGCGTTGCTTGGCCCGAAAAGATGCACGGTGGGAGTCCCAACTGCCACAGCGATGTGCAGTGGGCCAGTATCAGGACCAACCACGAGCGCAGCCTGCCGCAAAACCTCAGCGAGAACTGGCACTGTCGTCTTGCCAGCGCACGCAATGGTATCTGGA from the Thermorudis peleae genome contains:
- a CDS encoding glycosyltransferase family 9 protein produces the protein MPFERFQRILVVKLADIGDAVLALPALQALRSAYPTATIDVMSTPQGAAVFHLSPVINTVYSFDKAQFDQARELLAPQNWLPLLRLAQRLRQKRYDAVALLHHLTTPFGRWKHRMLLTATGAPVRAGLDNGTGTFLTHRIPDLGFGAKPEWQYGLEVVQTLGATAQASAPQLQLPHSAKVEARNLLRGSHGPRVVVHARVGPYGPGRAWPLAHVRTFIHGLLDGGCTVILTGTAADGPSLQPLRHLPGVRDLIGQTTLPVLAAVLQQAHLVIGADNGVLHLANAVGTPVLALFGPSNVHAWAPFHARILRAGEPLPPGCTSVALTLGLPCSPCFYVGYRLGRPQGCHTRWCLSGLSPALVLRYAFALLARIQK
- a CDS encoding glycosyltransferase family 4 protein; amino-acid sequence: MFLTMPSPRSLHIGIDASRIGVGYETGTERYARRITEALLALPAPHHFTLFTNQAKTLPFPIPPHAHLRPIPFPRLWTHLRLAIESWRFPLDVLFVPAHVLPLPLRGKGVVTIHDLGFHYEPAAHPWRQRLYLELGTRWSIWRAARIIAISQTTARDLMTIYRVPPEKLSVIPHGIDPHFVPQSPAEQDRVRAKYGLSRPFVLYVGTIQPRKNIRGLLEAFRLLADTHSDLTLVLAGKRGWLADPIFEALAHHPDRERIRFLGYVPEEDLPGLYSAALVFVMSSQYEGFGLPVLEAMACGTPVVASHRGALPEIAGPAILVDALNPQALAQGIQDALCPERRPALIAAGLKHVKRFTWEAAARATLAVLEAAAQEG
- a CDS encoding lysophospholipid acyltransferase family protein, which gives rise to MGLLIGMRIGAILTPIVPTPLAYWICRAIGVVLFCVKFRTRRAVLDNLRHVAPERSWFWREYQAARVFISATMNYYDLQRLRLLDRTRLPTLIELHGQEHLERACARGKGIIVLSAHIGNFNVVAQYPAMLGYQGAIIAEQVHPPALFRYLTTLRSALGITVLPPGASSVLPILRLLRQNGILLVTGDRDVTGHAKLVPFFDAPAPLPVGPAVLALRTGAALVPAFTVRRGTRKSVVYILPEIILTRTGNPDIDLTNAMHQIARVLESMIRTDPGQWTMLQRVWPHPERAFVSQPESWGAIPAELVSSDMQHEVAPVLHPESPAKRTGER
- a CDS encoding inositol-3-phosphate synthase translates to MGAATTLRGQRATVSEKKIRVAIIGVGNCASALVQGVHFYRNADPTQFVPGLMHVDLGGYHVGDIEFTAGFDIDVNKVGKDLSEAIFAPPNNTYKFTDVPPLNAPVYRGMTHDGLGKYLSQVIQKAPGPTADIVGILKETKTDVVVNFLPVGSEMATKWYVEQVLDAGCAFVNCIPVFIAREEYWQNRFRERGLPIIGDDVKSQVGATITHRVLARLLADRGVRIDRTYQLNFGGNTDFLNMLERERLESKKISKTQAVQSILDQPLSEENIHVGPSDYVPWLQDRKWCHIRIEGTTFGEVPLNIELKLEVWDSPNSAGVVIDAIRCAKLALDAGIAGPLIGPSAYFMKSPPVQYRDEEAREMVEAFIRETTAQRARRLLAES